A window of the Streptococcus sp. 116-D4 genome harbors these coding sequences:
- the yaaA gene encoding peroxide stress protein YaaA, whose product MKILIPTAKEMNTDLPSIEATPLKPESQAVLDALSLYSASQLESFYKVSAEKAAEEFQHIQALKRQTAQHYPALKLFDGLMYRHIKRDKLTEAEQSYVENYVFITSALYGVVPALAPMPPHRLDFLMKLKVAGKTLKSHWKAAYDEAVKQEEVIFSLLSSEFETVFSKEIREKMVTFKFMEDRGGQLKIHSTISKKARGAFLTALIENQVQTVEEARRLSFAGFVYREDLSEPQELVFVKEV is encoded by the coding sequence ATGAAAATTTTAATCCCAACAGCAAAAGAAATGAACACAGACTTGCCAAGTATCGAGGCAACTCCTTTAAAACCAGAAAGTCAGGCTGTGCTGGATGCTTTGTCCCTCTATTCTGCTAGTCAATTGGAGAGCTTTTACAAGGTATCAGCTGAAAAGGCTGCGGAAGAATTTCAACATATCCAAGCTTTGAAAAGGCAAACTGCTCAACACTACCCAGCTCTGAAACTTTTTGACGGACTCATGTATCGCCATATCAAGCGAGATAAATTGACCGAGGCAGAACAATCCTATGTTGAAAATTATGTCTTCATTACGTCAGCTTTGTACGGAGTCGTTCCAGCCTTGGCACCTATGCCCCCTCACCGTTTGGACTTTTTGATGAAATTAAAGGTCGCTGGTAAGACTTTGAAGAGCCATTGGAAGGCAGCCTACGATGAAGCTGTGAAGCAGGAAGAAGTGATTTTCTCTCTCTTGTCATCCGAGTTTGAGACTGTATTTTCTAAGGAAATCAGAGAAAAGATGGTGACCTTCAAATTCATGGAGGATAGAGGTGGTCAGCTGAAGATTCACTCAACTATTTCCAAGAAAGCGCGTGGTGCTTTCCTGACAGCCTTGATAGAAAATCAAGTACAGACGGTGGAGGAAGCTCGTCGCTTAAGCTTTGCAGGATTTGTCTATCGAGAAGATTTGTCAGAGCCACAGGAATTAGTTTTTGTTAAGGAAGTATAA
- a CDS encoding YczI family protein yields MGFYVMLASMLLGLLALKVGFSQFKEKKDKFLSILTSLAGLALVLVAVWLGWPK; encoded by the coding sequence ATGGGTTTTTATGTGATGCTTGCTTCAATGCTACTCGGACTGCTCGCTTTGAAGGTAGGCTTTTCTCAGTTCAAGGAGAAAAAAGATAAATTCTTATCTATCTTAACAAGTTTAGCTGGCCTAGCCCTTGTTCTCGTGGCTGTCTGGTTAGGATGGCCCAAATAA
- a CDS encoding peptide deformylase has product MEKEIVKDILFLSQVSQPASQEDLYLARDLQDTLLANRETCVGLAANMIGVQKRVIIFNLGLVPVVMFNPVLLSSEGPYETEEGCLSLTGVRSTRRYETIRVAYRDSKWQKQTITLTGLPAQICQHELDHLEGRII; this is encoded by the coding sequence GTGGAAAAAGAAATTGTGAAGGATATCTTATTTTTGTCTCAAGTGTCTCAGCCGGCAAGTCAGGAAGACCTGTATCTTGCCAGAGATTTACAGGATACGCTTTTAGCAAATCGTGAGACTTGTGTCGGCCTGGCTGCCAATATGATTGGGGTGCAGAAGCGCGTGATTATTTTTAATCTTGGCTTGGTTCCCGTGGTCATGTTTAATCCAGTGCTCCTATCCTCTGAAGGACCTTATGAGACAGAGGAAGGCTGTTTGTCTTTGACAGGTGTGCGATCTACTAGGCGTTATGAAACTATAAGGGTTGCCTATCGTGACAGCAAGTGGCAGAAACAGACTATTACTTTGACAGGTCTCCCAGCCCAGATCTGCCAGCATGAACTGGATCATTTGGAAGGACGAATCATTTAG
- the yghU gene encoding glutathione-dependent disulfide-bond oxidoreductase: MSAYQLPTVWQDEASNQGAFTGLNKPTAGARFEQNLPKGEQPFQLYSLGTPNGVKVTILLEELQEAGFEQATYDLYKIAIMDGDQFGSDFVKLNPNSKIPALLDQSGTEEVRVFESAHILLYLAEKFGAFLPSNPVEKVEVLNWLFWQAGTAPFLGGGFGHFFNYAPEKLEYPINRFTMEVKRQLDLLDKELAQKPYIAGNDYTIADIAIWSWYGQLVQGKLYQGSAKFLDASSYQNLVNWSEKIANRPAVKRGMEVTYKEIK, translated from the coding sequence ATGTCAGCCTATCAATTACCGACCGTATGGCAGGATGAAGCTAGTAATCAAGGAGCCTTTACGGGATTAAATAAACCAACAGCAGGTGCCCGTTTCGAACAAAACTTGCCAAAAGGAGAGCAACCTTTTCAGCTTTATTCACTGGGAACACCAAATGGTGTGAAGGTCACTATCTTATTGGAAGAATTGCAAGAAGCTGGTTTTGAACAAGCGACTTACGATTTGTATAAGATTGCGATTATGGATGGGGATCAGTTTGGTTCAGACTTTGTAAAGCTTAATCCAAATTCAAAGATTCCAGCCTTGTTGGACCAGTCAGGAACTGAAGAAGTGAGAGTCTTTGAGTCTGCGCATATTCTTTTATACCTTGCTGAGAAATTTGGAGCCTTTCTACCAAGTAATCCTGTGGAGAAGGTAGAAGTTTTGAATTGGTTATTCTGGCAAGCAGGTACAGCACCTTTTCTAGGTGGGGGATTTGGACATTTCTTTAATTATGCCCCTGAAAAATTGGAATATCCAATTAATCGTTTTACGATGGAAGTGAAACGCCAGTTAGATTTATTGGATAAGGAATTGGCTCAGAAACCTTATATTGCAGGCAATGACTATACGATTGCAGATATTGCTATCTGGTCTTGGTATGGCCAGTTAGTTCAAGGAAAGCTTTACCAAGGTTCTGCAAAATTTTTAGATGCCTCAAGTTATCAAAATCTAGTAAACTGGTCAGAAAAAATTGCCAACCGTCCAGCTGTTAAGCGTGGTATGGAAGTAACTTATAAAGAAATTAAATAG
- a CDS encoding cation-translocating P-type ATPase — protein sequence MSKKQKRQAFYTQSPEEVLQAVDATEQGLSSSEAEKRLAEFGHNELEEGEKRSILVKFIEQFKDLMIIILVAAAILSVVTSGGEDIADAIIILAVVIINAAFGVYQEGKAEEAIEALKSMSSPAARVLRDGHMAEIDSKELVPGDIVALEAGDVVPADLRLLEANSLKIEEAALTGESVPVEKDLSVELTADAGIGDRVNMAFQNSNVTYGRGMGVVVNTGMYTEVGHIAGMLQDADETDTPLKQNLNNLSKVLTYAILVIALVTFVVGVFIQGKDPLGELMTSVALAVAAIPEGLPAIVTIVLALGTQVLAKRNSIVRKLPAVETLGSTEIIASDKTGTLTMNKMTVEKVFYDAVLHDSADDIELGLEMPLLRSVVLANDTKIDVEGNLIGDPTETAFIQYALDKGYDVKGFLDKYPRVAELPFDSDRKLMSTVHPLPDGRFLVAVKGAPDQLLKRCVLRDKAGDIAPIDEKVTNLIHTNNSEMAHQALRVLAGAYKIIDSIPENLTSEELENDLIFTGLIGMIDPERPEAAEAVRVAKEAGIRPIMITGDHQDTAEAIAKRLGIIAANDTEGHVLTGAELNELSDEDFEKVVGQYSVYARVSPEHKVRIVKAWQKQGKVVAMTGDGVNDAPALKTADIGIGMGITGTEVSKGASDMILADDNFATIIVAVEEGRKVFSNIQKTIQYLLSANTAEVLTIFLSTLFGWDVLQPVHLLWINLVTDTFPAIALGVEPAEPGVMNHKPRGRKASFFSGGVLSSIIYQGVLQAAIVMSVYGLAIAYPVHVGDNHAIHADALTMAFATLGLIQLFHAYNVKSVYQSILTVGPFKSKTFNWSILVSFILLMATIVVEPLEGIFHVTKLDLSQWGIVMAGSFSMIIIVEIVKFVQRKLGFDKNAI from the coding sequence ATGTCAAAAAAACAAAAACGCCAAGCGTTTTACACTCAGAGTCCTGAAGAGGTCTTGCAGGCTGTGGATGCGACCGAGCAAGGTTTGTCATCAAGTGAGGCGGAAAAGCGCCTTGCTGAATTTGGCCACAATGAACTCGAAGAAGGTGAGAAACGATCAATCCTGGTCAAATTCATAGAGCAGTTTAAGGATTTGATGATTATCATCCTAGTTGCAGCGGCTATTTTATCAGTCGTGACTTCTGGTGGGGAAGATATCGCAGATGCTATCATCATCCTAGCCGTAGTTATCATCAACGCTGCCTTTGGTGTTTACCAAGAAGGAAAAGCTGAAGAAGCCATCGAAGCACTAAAATCCATGTCTAGTCCAGCTGCCCGCGTTCTTCGTGATGGGCACATGGCTGAGATTGATTCTAAAGAATTGGTACCAGGTGATATCGTAGCTCTCGAAGCTGGTGATGTAGTACCTGCAGACCTACGTTTGCTTGAAGCCAACTCTCTTAAAATCGAAGAAGCTGCCCTGACAGGTGAGTCTGTGCCAGTAGAAAAAGACTTGTCAGTCGAGCTTACTGCAGACGCTGGTATTGGTGACCGTGTCAACATGGCCTTCCAAAACTCTAACGTAACCTATGGTCGTGGGATGGGTGTTGTTGTCAATACTGGTATGTATACTGAAGTTGGTCACATCGCAGGTATGCTTCAAGATGCAGATGAGACAGATACACCACTTAAACAAAACTTGAACAACCTTTCTAAGGTCTTGACTTATGCAATTTTGGTCATTGCCCTAGTTACTTTTGTTGTAGGTGTCTTTATTCAAGGAAAAGATCCACTAGGTGAGTTGATGACCTCTGTTGCCCTTGCCGTTGCGGCTATCCCAGAAGGGCTCCCAGCTATCGTAACGATCGTTCTTGCCCTTGGTACTCAAGTTTTGGCCAAACGAAACTCTATCGTTCGTAAGTTGCCAGCAGTAGAAACACTTGGTTCAACTGAAATTATCGCTTCTGATAAGACTGGTACGCTGACCATGAACAAGATGACCGTTGAAAAAGTCTTCTACGATGCAGTCCTACATGACTCAGCTGATGATATTGAACTGGGTCTTGAAATGCCCCTACTTCGTTCAGTTGTATTGGCCAATGATACTAAAATCGATGTGGAAGGCAACCTGATTGGTGACCCAACCGAAACAGCCTTCATTCAGTATGCCTTGGACAAGGGCTACGATGTCAAAGGATTTTTAGACAAATACCCTCGTGTGGCTGAGTTGCCATTTGACTCTGACCGTAAGCTCATGTCAACGGTTCACCCGTTGCCAGATGGTCGTTTCCTTGTAGCAGTCAAGGGTGCGCCAGATCAACTTTTGAAACGTTGTGTTCTTCGTGATAAGGCTGGGGATATTGCTCCGATTGATGAGAAGGTTACAAACCTCATTCACACAAATAACTCTGAAATGGCTCATCAAGCCTTGCGTGTCCTTGCAGGTGCTTATAAGATTATTGACAGTATTCCAGAAAATCTTACTTCTGAAGAGCTTGAAAATGATTTAATCTTCACTGGTTTAATCGGGATGATTGACCCTGAACGTCCTGAAGCTGCTGAGGCTGTTCGTGTGGCTAAGGAAGCGGGAATTCGTCCAATCATGATCACAGGTGACCATCAAGACACTGCAGAAGCTATTGCTAAACGTTTGGGAATCATCGCTGCAAATGATACCGAAGGCCACGTTTTAACTGGTGCTGAGCTCAACGAACTGTCAGATGAAGACTTTGAAAAAGTAGTTGGTCAATACTCTGTTTATGCGCGTGTGTCTCCAGAGCACAAGGTTCGTATCGTCAAGGCTTGGCAAAAACAAGGTAAGGTCGTTGCTATGACAGGTGACGGTGTCAATGATGCGCCAGCTCTGAAAACAGCCGATATCGGTATCGGTATGGGAATCACTGGTACAGAGGTTTCTAAGGGAGCTTCTGACATGATTCTTGCGGATGATAACTTTGCGACTATTATCGTCGCAGTTGAAGAAGGACGTAAGGTCTTCTCAAACATTCAAAAGACCATTCAGTACCTACTTTCTGCCAATACTGCTGAAGTATTAACCATCTTCTTATCAACCTTGTTTGGTTGGGACGTCTTGCAGCCAGTTCATCTTTTGTGGATCAACTTGGTAACAGATACCTTCCCAGCTATCGCTCTTGGTGTTGAACCTGCTGAGCCTGGTGTCATGAACCATAAACCACGTGGACGCAAGGCAAGCTTCTTCTCAGGTGGTGTTTTGAGTTCTATCATCTATCAAGGTGTACTCCAAGCAGCTATTGTTATGAGTGTTTATGGTCTTGCGATTGCTTACCCAGTTCATGTGGGTGACAATCATGCCATTCATGCAGATGCTCTAACTATGGCCTTTGCAACCCTTGGTTTGATTCAGCTCTTCCATGCCTACAATGTCAAATCTGTCTACCAATCCATCTTGACAGTTGGCCCATTCAAGTCTAAGACCTTCAACTGGTCCATCTTGGTATCCTTCATCCTTCTCATGGCAACAATCGTTGTAGAACCGCTTGAAGGAATCTTCCATGTAACGAAACTAGACTTGTCACAATGGGGAATCGTCATGGCTGGTAGCTTCTCAATGATTATCATCGTCGAAATTGTTAAGTTTGTTCAACGTAAACTTGGCTTTGATAAGAATGCGATTTAA
- the mntE gene encoding CDF family manganese efflux transporter MntE gives MKQSISNLKLAERGAIISISTYLILSAAKLATGHLLHSSSLVADGFNNVSDIIGNVALLIGIRMARQPADRDHRFGHWKIEDLASLITSIIMFYVGFDVLRDTIQKILSREETVIDPLGATLGIISAVIMFLVYLYNTDLSKKSNSKALKAAAKDNLSDAVTSLGTTIAILASSFNYPIVDKLVAIIITFFILKTAYDIFIESSFSLSDGFDDRLLEDYQKAIMEIPKINKVKSQRGRTYGSNIYLDITLEMNPDLSVFESHEIADQVESMLEERFGVFDTDVHIEPAPIPEDEILDNVYKKLLMREQLIDQGNQLEELLADDFVYIRQDGEQINKEAYKAEKDLNSAIKDIQITSISQKTKLISYELDGIIHTSIWRRHETWQNIFHQETKKE, from the coding sequence ATGAAGCAATCTATCTCAAACCTCAAGTTAGCTGAGCGTGGGGCCATTATCAGTATTTCGACCTATTTAATCTTGTCTGCAGCAAAATTAGCAACTGGTCATCTTCTTCATTCATCCAGTTTAGTGGCCGATGGTTTCAACAACGTATCGGATATCATTGGAAATGTGGCTCTCTTGATCGGCATTCGAATGGCCCGCCAACCTGCTGACCGAGACCACCGTTTTGGCCACTGGAAGATTGAAGATTTGGCTAGCTTAATCACTTCCATCATCATGTTCTATGTTGGCTTTGATGTACTAAGGGATACCATTCAGAAGATTCTCAGCCGGGAAGAAACGGTCATTGATCCTCTTGGTGCAACTCTAGGAATCATTTCTGCAGTGATTATGTTTCTAGTTTATCTCTACAATACTGACCTCAGTAAAAAATCCAACTCCAAGGCACTAAAGGCTGCCGCCAAGGACAATCTTTCTGATGCTGTTACCTCACTGGGTACTACCATTGCCATTCTGGCCAGCAGTTTCAATTATCCAATTGTGGATAAACTGGTCGCTATCATCATCACTTTCTTTATCTTGAAAACTGCCTATGATATCTTCATCGAGTCTTCCTTTAGCCTTTCAGATGGCTTTGACGACCGTCTGCTCGAGGACTATCAAAAAGCCATTATGGAAATTCCCAAAATCAACAAGGTTAAATCTCAAAGAGGTCGAACCTACGGTAGCAACATCTACCTGGATATTACGCTAGAAATGAATCCTGACCTGTCTGTTTTTGAGAGTCATGAAATCGCGGATCAGGTCGAGTCTATGCTAGAAGAACGATTTGGAGTCTTTGATACCGATGTCCACATCGAACCTGCGCCTATCCCTGAGGATGAAATTTTAGACAATGTCTATAAAAAATTGCTCATGCGAGAGCAATTGATTGACCAAGGAAATCAATTGGAAGAACTCTTGGCTGATGATTTTGTCTATATTCGCCAAGATGGAGAGCAGATTAATAAAGAAGCCTATAAAGCCGAAAAAGACTTGAATTCCGCTATCAAGGATATTCAAATCACTTCCATCAGTCAAAAGACCAAACTCATCAGCTATGAGTTAGATGGTATCATCCACACAAGTATCTGGCGTCGCCACGAAACTTGGCAAAATATCTTTCATCAAGAAACCAAAAAAGAATAG
- a CDS encoding ABC-F family ATP-binding cassette domain-containing protein: MSDFIVEKLSKSVGDKTVFKDISFIIHDLDRIGLIGVNGTGKTTLLDVLSGVSGFDGDVSPFSAKNDYKIGYLTQDPDFDDSKTVLDTVLSSDLKEIQLIREYELLMLNYSEDKQAHLERVMAEMDSLQAWEIESQVKTVLSKLGIQDLSTPVGALSGGLRRRVQLAQVLLGNHDLLLLDEPTNHLDIATIEWLTLFLKNSKMTVLFITHDRYFLDALSTRIFELDRGGLTEYQGNYQDYIRLKADQDERDAALLHKKEQLYKQELAWMRRQPQARATKQQARINRFHDLKKEVSGGIAETDLTMNFETSRIGKKVIEFKDVSFAYDDKPILKHFNLLVQAKDRIGIVGDNGVGKSTLLNLIAGSLEPTAGQVVIGETVRIAYFSQQIESLDESKRVINYLQEVAEEVKTSGGSTTSIAELLEQFLFPRSTHGTLIEKLSGGEKKRLYLLKLLLDKPNVLLLDEPTNDLDIATLTVLENFLQGFAGPVLTVSHDRYFLDKVATKILAFEDGKIRPFFGHYTDYLDEKAFEAETKSQVQKAEKEKVVKVREDKKRMTYQEKQEWASIEGDIEALENRIAAIEEEMQANGSDFGKLATLQKELDEKNEALLEKYERYEYLSDFDS, encoded by the coding sequence ATGAGTGATTTTATCGTTGAAAAACTAAGTAAATCCGTTGGAGACAAGACTGTCTTTAAGGATATTTCCTTTATCATCCATGACTTGGATAGAATCGGTCTTATCGGTGTCAATGGAACAGGAAAGACGACCTTATTAGATGTTCTTTCAGGCGTTTCTGGTTTTGATGGTGACGTAAGCCCTTTTTCGGCAAAAAATGATTACAAAATTGGCTACTTGACCCAGGACCCAGATTTTGATGATAGCAAGACTGTCTTGGATACTGTTCTATCAAGTGATTTGAAAGAAATCCAGCTGATCCGTGAGTATGAATTGCTCATGCTCAACTACAGTGAGGATAAGCAAGCGCATTTGGAACGGGTTATGGCGGAGATGGATTCTCTCCAAGCTTGGGAAATTGAGAGTCAGGTCAAGACCGTTCTCAGCAAGTTGGGAATCCAGGATTTGTCGACTCCAGTTGGAGCTCTTTCAGGTGGTTTGCGAAGACGGGTTCAGTTGGCACAAGTGCTGCTAGGAAATCACGACCTTTTGCTTTTGGATGAGCCAACTAACCATCTGGATATTGCAACTATTGAGTGGCTGACCCTCTTTTTGAAAAATTCTAAGATGACCGTCCTTTTTATCACCCATGACCGTTATTTCCTAGACGCTTTGTCAACTCGGATTTTTGAATTGGATAGAGGTGGATTAACCGAGTATCAGGGTAATTACCAGGACTATATTCGCCTTAAGGCGGATCAGGACGAGCGGGATGCAGCTCTTCTCCACAAGAAGGAACAACTTTATAAGCAAGAATTGGCCTGGATGCGCAGACAACCTCAGGCGCGTGCGACCAAGCAGCAGGCTCGTATCAATCGTTTCCATGACCTGAAAAAAGAAGTTTCAGGTGGCATTGCTGAAACAGACTTGACCATGAACTTTGAAACCAGTCGAATTGGGAAGAAAGTTATCGAGTTTAAGGATGTTTCCTTTGCCTATGACGATAAACCGATTCTGAAACATTTTAATCTTTTGGTACAAGCCAAAGACCGTATTGGAATCGTTGGGGATAACGGTGTTGGAAAATCAACCCTGCTTAACCTGATTGCAGGAAGTCTTGAGCCGACAGCAGGTCAAGTTGTAATTGGTGAAACGGTTCGCATCGCTTATTTCTCTCAGCAAATTGAGAGCTTGGATGAAAGTAAGCGAGTGATCAATTACTTGCAGGAAGTGGCAGAAGAGGTCAAGACCAGCGGTGGTTCTACGACTTCCATTGCAGAGTTGCTAGAGCAGTTCCTCTTCCCACGTTCGACTCATGGAACCTTGATTGAGAAATTGTCTGGTGGAGAGAAAAAACGCCTCTATCTCCTCAAACTGCTTTTGGATAAACCAAATGTTCTTCTCTTGGACGAACCGACAAATGACCTAGACATTGCAACCTTAACAGTTCTAGAAAATTTCTTGCAAGGCTTTGCTGGTCCAGTTTTGACCGTTAGTCACGATCGCTATTTCCTTGATAAGGTAGCGACCAAGATTCTGGCCTTTGAAGATGGCAAGATTCGTCCTTTCTTCGGACATTACACTGACTATCTTGATGAAAAGGCCTTTGAAGCAGAAACGAAAAGCCAAGTTCAAAAGGCCGAAAAGGAGAAAGTGGTTAAGGTCCGTGAAGACAAGAAACGCATGACCTACCAAGAAAAGCAGGAGTGGGCAAGTATTGAAGGTGATATTGAAGCCTTGGAAAACCGTATCGCTGCGATTGAAGAGGAGATGCAGGCCAATGGTTCTGACTTTGGCAAACTGGCTACTCTTCAAAAAGAACTAGATGAGAAAAACGAAGCACTTCTTGAAAAATACGAACGCTATGAGTATCTCAGTGACTTTGATAGCTAG
- a CDS encoding CCA tRNA nucleotidyltransferase translates to MRLTQMPSEFQKALPVLEKIKEAGFEAYFVGGSVRDALLHRPIHDVDIATSSYPEETKQIFPRTADIGIEHGTVLVLDGDEEYEVTTFRTEDVYVDYRRPSAVSFVRSLEEDLKRRDFTVNAFALDEMGKIIDLFNGLRDLENQVLRAVGVASERFNEDALRIMRGFRFQASLGFELEQETFEAMKTLTPLLEKISVERTFVEFDKLLLAPFWRRGLASMIESQAYDYLPDMAGSHKNLQSLFDLDADFTFESSEQAWAALLWVLEVEDAQQFLKHWKTSRQFARQIQDLLTILELREEGELSKRDCYRFDLDLLLQAENLRQAQGKEVNPQAIEETYHSLTIHDKKEIQINGGILIKEYGYQPGPEMGEILTEIEYAIVDGELENDSQAIHEYLREKK, encoded by the coding sequence ATGAGATTAACACAAATGCCTTCTGAATTTCAGAAGGCTTTACCAGTATTAGAAAAAATTAAAGAAGCAGGCTTTGAAGCTTATTTTGTTGGAGGCTCTGTTAGGGATGCCTTACTCCATCGTCCCATCCATGATGTGGATATTGCGACTTCATCTTATCCAGAAGAGACCAAGCAGATTTTTCCACGGACAGCTGACATTGGCATTGAGCACGGAACAGTTTTGGTTTTAGATGGAGATGAAGAGTACGAAGTAACCACTTTTAGAACTGAGGATGTCTATGTTGACTATCGTAGACCTAGTGCAGTTTCCTTTGTTCGTTCGTTAGAAGAGGACCTCAAACGACGTGATTTCACAGTCAATGCCTTTGCCTTGGATGAGATGGGAAAAATCATTGATTTGTTCAATGGTTTGAGAGATCTAGAAAATCAAGTTTTACGAGCAGTTGGTGTAGCTAGTGAGCGTTTCAACGAAGATGCTTTGCGGATTATGCGTGGTTTCCGTTTTCAGGCCAGTCTTGGCTTTGAGCTTGAACAAGAAACCTTTGAAGCTATGAAGACCCTGACGCCACTTTTGGAAAAAATTTCTGTGGAGCGTACCTTTGTCGAGTTTGATAAACTTTTGCTGGCTCCCTTTTGGAGAAGGGGCTTGGCTTCCATGATTGAGAGTCAAGCTTATGATTATCTTCCTGATATGGCTGGTAGTCATAAGAACCTCCAATCTTTATTTGATTTAGATGCTGATTTTACCTTTGAATCTTCTGAACAAGCCTGGGCTGCACTTTTATGGGTTTTAGAAGTGGAAGATGCTCAACAATTTTTGAAACATTGGAAAACTTCGCGTCAATTCGCTAGGCAAATTCAAGATTTACTTACGATCTTAGAACTTCGTGAAGAAGGGGAACTAAGCAAGCGCGATTGTTACCGTTTTGATTTAGATTTGCTTTTACAGGCTGAAAATCTTCGTCAGGCTCAAGGAAAAGAAGTCAATCCACAGGCTATCGAAGAGACATACCACAGCTTAACCATCCATGATAAGAAAGAGATTCAAATCAATGGTGGGATTTTGATCAAAGAATATGGCTATCAGCCAGGACCAGAAATGGGAGAAATTTTAACAGAGATTGAGTATGCCATTGTCGATGGAGAATTGGAAAATGACAGTCAAGCCATCCATGAATACCTGAGGGAGAAAAAATGA
- the dapB gene encoding 4-hydroxy-tetrahydrodipicolinate reductase, with translation MSIRVIIAGFKGKMGQAACQMVLADPELELVAVLDPFESESEWQGIPVFNDKADLAGFKADVWVDFTTPAVAYENTRFALENGFAPVVGTTGFTSQEIEKLKEFSRSKNLGGLIAPNFALGAVLLMQFAAQAAKYFPNVEIIELHHDKKKDAPSGTAIKTAELMAQVREPIQQGASDEEELITGARGADFDGMRIHSVRLPGLVAHQEVIFGNQGEGLTLRHDSYDRSSFMTGVNLGIKEVVKRHELVYGLEHLL, from the coding sequence ATGAGTATTCGAGTAATTATTGCTGGTTTTAAGGGAAAGATGGGTCAAGCTGCTTGCCAGATGGTCTTGGCTGATCCAGAACTTGAACTGGTAGCAGTTTTGGATCCTTTTGAGTCTGAGTCAGAATGGCAGGGAATTCCTGTCTTTAATGATAAGGCTGATTTAGCAGGCTTTAAAGCGGATGTTTGGGTGGATTTTACAACTCCAGCTGTTGCCTATGAGAATACACGCTTTGCTCTTGAAAATGGATTTGCTCCAGTAGTTGGAACGACAGGTTTCACTAGTCAAGAGATTGAAAAACTAAAAGAATTTTCTCGTTCTAAAAACTTGGGTGGTTTGATTGCTCCAAATTTTGCCTTGGGTGCTGTCTTGCTCATGCAATTTGCGGCACAAGCTGCAAAGTACTTCCCAAATGTGGAGATTATTGAACTTCACCATGACAAGAAAAAAGATGCGCCGAGCGGAACAGCTATTAAAACAGCTGAATTGATGGCTCAAGTCCGTGAGCCTATCCAACAAGGTGCTAGTGATGAGGAAGAACTCATTACTGGAGCTCGTGGTGCCGACTTTGATGGTATGCGTATCCACTCAGTTCGTTTGCCAGGTCTTGTGGCTCATCAGGAAGTTATTTTTGGAAATCAGGGAGAAGGATTGACCCTACGTCATGACTCCTATGATCGCAGCTCCTTCATGACAGGGGTGAATTTGGGAATCAAAGAAGTTGTCAAGCGTCATGAGCTTGTCTATGGATTAGAACACTTATTATGA
- a CDS encoding DegV family protein has translation MKLAVITDSSAYLSVETLQREDLFVLDIPVNIDGEEYVEGVNLTAQEFYEKMASASELPKTSQPSIAKLDEILTSLKEQGYTHALGLFLSSGISGFYQNIQYMVDDYEGLTIAFPDTRITSAPLGYMVESVLKWAEQGDGFESILDRVTEQIENTAAFIMVDDLDHLVKGGRLSNGAAILGNLLSIKPILYFNDQGVIEVYEKVRTEKKATKHLVEIGKEAIANGNYQITVIHGNAPQKAADLRQLLIDSGVATDVSIATFGSVIGTHLGEGSIALGYTPIV, from the coding sequence ATGAAATTAGCTGTTATCACAGATTCCTCTGCCTATCTCAGTGTAGAGACCTTGCAAAGAGAAGATTTATTTGTCTTGGATATTCCTGTCAATATTGATGGTGAGGAGTATGTCGAAGGTGTAAATCTAACTGCTCAAGAATTTTATGAAAAAATGGCTTCAGCAAGCGAATTGCCAAAAACGAGCCAACCAAGTATTGCCAAGTTAGATGAGATTCTAACTTCTCTCAAAGAACAAGGTTATACACACGCTTTGGGACTTTTCCTATCTTCTGGAATTTCAGGTTTTTACCAAAATATCCAGTATATGGTCGATGATTATGAGGGTTTAACCATTGCCTTTCCTGATACTCGTATTACAAGCGCTCCCCTAGGCTATATGGTTGAGAGTGTCTTAAAATGGGCCGAGCAAGGAGATGGCTTTGAGTCTATCTTAGATAGAGTAACTGAACAGATTGAAAATACCGCAGCCTTTATCATGGTGGATGATCTTGACCATCTAGTTAAGGGGGGACGACTCTCTAATGGTGCGGCTATTTTGGGGAATCTCCTTAGTATCAAGCCAATCCTATACTTCAATGACCAAGGTGTGATAGAAGTATATGAAAAGGTTCGTACAGAGAAAAAGGCTACAAAACACTTAGTTGAAATTGGTAAAGAAGCAATAGCTAATGGGAATTACCAAATTACTGTCATTCACGGGAATGCTCCTCAAAAAGCAGCAGATTTGCGCCAGCTTTTAATCGATAGTGGAGTGGCTACAGATGTTTCAATTGCAACCTTCGGTAGTGTTATTGGGACTCACCTGGGAGAAGGAAGTATTGCTTTAGGTTATACACCAATCGTCTAG